A window from Streptomyces sp. NBC_00271 encodes these proteins:
- a CDS encoding serine/threonine-protein kinase, producing the protein MELYSGRASGLIGAQIAGYRVEREIGRGGMAVVYCAKDLRLDRTVALKLLAPELARNDTFRRRFTHESLVAAAIDHPHIVPVFEAGETDGVLYIAMRYVSGLDLRALLDRDGPLPVTTALRIAGQVASALDAAHEHDLVHRDVKPGNILVARGTDSDHPEYVYLTDFGLTKKSLSLTGFTTVGEFVGTLDYVAPEQISGRPVDGRCDLYGFACVVYETLAGAPPFQRDDDMALLWAHQYDQPPPLSEQRPGIPPALDGVLAKALAKVPEDRYDSCLEFVAALRAAASGAGAAAAAAVGKDVHAPTQVVPAVAEAPRAPEPVPEPPGWARPVFGRTPG; encoded by the coding sequence ATGGAGCTGTACTCCGGCCGGGCCTCGGGCCTGATCGGGGCCCAGATCGCGGGCTACCGGGTGGAGCGCGAGATCGGCCGCGGGGGCATGGCCGTCGTGTACTGCGCCAAGGACCTGCGTCTGGACCGTACGGTCGCGCTGAAACTGCTCGCCCCGGAACTGGCCCGCAACGACACCTTCCGGCGCCGCTTCACGCACGAGTCGCTGGTGGCCGCCGCCATCGACCACCCGCACATCGTGCCGGTCTTCGAGGCCGGTGAGACGGACGGTGTCCTGTACATCGCCATGCGGTACGTCTCGGGGCTGGATCTGCGGGCCCTGCTCGACCGGGACGGCCCGCTGCCGGTGACGACCGCGCTGCGGATCGCCGGGCAGGTGGCGTCGGCGCTGGACGCGGCCCATGAACACGACCTGGTGCACCGGGACGTCAAGCCCGGCAACATCCTGGTGGCCCGGGGCACGGACAGTGATCATCCCGAGTACGTCTACCTCACGGATTTCGGGCTGACGAAGAAGTCGCTGTCGCTGACCGGGTTCACGACCGTCGGCGAGTTCGTCGGCACGCTCGACTACGTGGCCCCGGAGCAGATCTCGGGCCGCCCGGTGGACGGCCGGTGCGATCTGTACGGCTTCGCCTGCGTCGTCTACGAAACCCTCGCGGGCGCCCCGCCCTTCCAGCGGGACGACGACATGGCGCTGCTGTGGGCGCACCAGTACGACCAGCCGCCGCCCCTGAGCGAGCAACGGCCGGGCATCCCGCCGGCGCTGGACGGCGTGCTGGCCAAGGCCCTGGCGAAGGTCCCCGAGGACCGTTACGACTCCTGCCTGGAGTTCGTGGCGGCACTGCGGGCCGCCGCGAGCGGCGCGGGCGCCGCCGCCGCTGCCGCGGTCGGCAAGGACGTGCACGCGCCGACCCAGGTGGTCCCCGCGGTCGCCGAAGCCCCGCGGGCACCCGAGCCGGTGCCGGAGCCGCCGGGGTGGGCCCGGCCGGTCTTCGGCCGTACCCCCGGATAG